The proteins below are encoded in one region of bacterium:
- a CDS encoding enoyl-CoA hydratase (Catalyzes the reversible hydration of unsaturated fatty acyl-CoA to beta-hydroxyacyl-CoA), with protein MADFEFCTVERDGNLTLVTINRPKVMNSLHPAANNELEQVFDDFSNDPEQWIAILTGAGDRAFSAGNDLKYTAAGKGNISQPKTGFGGLTSRFDCVKPVIAAVNGVAMGGGFEIALACDLIIASDNAIFALPEPRVGLAALAGGLQRLPRQIGVKRAMGMILTGRRVSAAEGLDLGFVNEVVPQADLMNAARAWADQILECAPLSIRASKQTVMQSLDRSDLVEALQNGQYSAIGDMVRSADFKEGPRAFAEKRKPEWKGA; from the coding sequence ATGGCCGATTTCGAATTTTGTACTGTCGAGCGGGATGGGAACCTCACACTGGTTACGATCAACCGCCCGAAGGTGATGAACAGCCTGCATCCGGCAGCAAACAACGAACTGGAGCAGGTCTTCGACGATTTCTCCAACGATCCGGAGCAGTGGATCGCAATCCTGACCGGCGCGGGCGATCGCGCGTTCTCGGCCGGAAACGATCTGAAGTACACGGCGGCCGGCAAGGGCAACATCTCTCAGCCCAAGACCGGCTTTGGCGGTCTCACTTCGCGCTTCGATTGCGTCAAGCCAGTTATTGCCGCAGTCAATGGCGTTGCGATGGGCGGCGGTTTCGAGATCGCTCTGGCTTGCGACCTGATCATCGCTTCCGACAACGCCATCTTCGCGCTGCCGGAGCCGCGTGTCGGCCTGGCGGCGCTCGCCGGGGGATTGCAGCGCCTGCCCAGGCAGATCGGCGTCAAGCGTGCCATGGGTATGATCCTCACCGGCCGGCGCGTCAGCGCGGCCGAGGGTCTGGATCTCGGCTTCGTCAATGAGGTCGTTCCGCAGGCTGACCTCATGAATGCCGCGCGCGCATGGGCCGATCAGATTCTGGAGTGCGCTCCACTCTCGATCCGGGCCAGCAAACAGACCGTAATGCAGAGCCTGGACCGCTCCGATCTGGTGGAGGCTCTGCAGAACGGGCAGTACTCCGCGATCGGTGACATGGTTCGCAGTGCGGACTTCAAGGAGGGCCCGCGCGCATTCGCCGAGAAGCGCAAACCGGAGTGGAAGGGCGCCTGA